A window of the Pyrodictium abyssi genome harbors these coding sequences:
- a CDS encoding tyrosine--tRNA ligase has translation MTPEERLKLITRNTVEVVTIEELKAKIEAGEKLKGYIGFEPSGLFHIGWLVWANKVKDMIDAGVEFYLLAATWHAWINDKLGGNMELIRKAARHVVDVLEAIGVDRSRLRVVDAEELVSDKEYWSILLRVAKNNTLARIKRALTIMGRKAEEAELDFSKLIYPAMQVTDIFYLDLDIALGGMDQRKAHMLARDTAEKVGRKKPIAIHTPLLTGLQGIGRMNPDAVDEEQHAVEFKMSKSKPETAVFVYDSPEDIEKKILRAYCPAREVKFNPIMEINKYLLFSRPGFKLVIERPEKYGGTIIVESYEELERIYREGKLHPLDLKKATAKALIEMLEPVRRYFEQNREARETLEELKKAAITR, from the coding sequence ATGACCCCGGAGGAGAGATTGAAGCTTATAACACGTAACACTGTAGAGGTAGTTACTATTGAGGAGCTTAAAGCGAAGATAGAGGCTGGCGAGAAGCTTAAGGGGTACATAGGTTTCGAGCCTAGTGGGCTCTTCCACATAGGCTGGCTGGTCTGGGCTAATAAGGTAAAGGATATGATTGATGCAGGGGTAGAATTCTACCTGCTTGCTGCCACGTGGCATGCGTGGATAAACGATAAGCTTGGCGGGAACATGGAGCTAATACGTAAGGCGGCGCGCCACGTGGTTGACGTGTTAGAGGCTATCGGTGTTGACCGTTCTAGACTAAGGGTTGTAGACGCTGAGGAGCTAGTGTCTGACAAAGAGTACTGGTCCATACTCCTACGGGTGGCCAAGAACAATACGCTTGCACGTATAAAGCGGGCGCTCACCATAATGGGCAGGAAGGCTGAGGAGGCAGAGCTCGACTTCTCGAAGCTGATATACCCGGCGATGCAGGTGACAGACATATTCTACCTAGACCTGGATATAGCTCTTGGTGGTATGGACCAGCGCAAGGCGCACATGCTGGCCAGGGATACAGCGGAGAAGGTGGGCAGAAAGAAACCCATAGCGATCCATACTCCGCTGCTGACAGGGCTACAGGGAATTGGTAGGATGAACCCGGATGCTGTAGACGAGGAGCAGCACGCGGTAGAGTTCAAGATGAGCAAGTCTAAGCCCGAGACGGCTGTCTTTGTGTACGATAGCCCGGAGGACATAGAGAAGAAGATTCTACGCGCTTACTGCCCTGCAAGGGAGGTAAAATTCAACCCGATAATGGAGATAAACAAGTACCTCTTGTTCTCGAGGCCCGGCTTCAAGCTAGTCATAGAAAGGCCAGAGAAGTACGGCGGCACAATAATAGTTGAGAGCTATGAGGAACTTGAGAGGATATACCGTGAGGGTAAGCTGCACCCACTTGACCTGAAGAAAGCTACAGCGAAGGCGCTCATAGAGATGCTGGAGCCTGTTAGGAGATACTTTGAGCAGAACCGCGAGGCACGAGAAACGCTAGAAGAACTA